Proteins found in one Plasmodium malariae genome assembly, chromosome: 13 genomic segment:
- the TRAM gene encoding translocation associated membrane protein, putative, which yields MGMHYLHTLDEYFANSKNRGFIESHIINPKISRWDILFFMLFFLFMTVLRFLVAGVQSDIINKESILYNICSNTLLDKLNKKWEISKDGLIYKWKENFWFALWHGFSFVYNFILLLSMSGYLNNTNGWIKMCFKETTGKWFFLVTEEEFMENKRGWPYMYINNYVYYFYLIQMSFWTSCLFYLKYEKKRKDFYVFVLHHLSTILLLLYSHIMNFWRIGLLILFVHDIVDVALYISKTLNYSNPKYQKYLTTFYILFVFSYFFFRIILYLFYIVIPLSNMNVIKTYTDGYVTSYSDIPGGVFPVFFLWLLMVMHFYWFFLILKMTRVFIINSSKNEQIQDIRSDDESDTKIIKKAPRKGK from the exons ATGGGTATGCATTATTTGCATACATTAGATGAATACTTCgcaaatagtaaaaatagaGGTTTCATCGAATCGCATATAATTAACCCTAAAATATCAAGATGggatattcttttttttatgttattttttcttttcatgaCCGTATTAAGATTTTTGGTTGCAGGGGTGCAAagtgatataataaataaagagagtattttgtataatatatgtagtaatacattattagataaattaaataaaaaatgggagATATCAAAGGATGgacttatatataaatggaaaGAGAATTTTTGGTTTGCATTATGGCATGGGTTttcttttgtatataattttatattattattatctatGTCTGGCTATTTGAATAATACGAATGGGTGGATTAAGATGTGTTTTAAAGAAACAACAGGAAAATGGTTTTTCTTAGTTACAGAAGAAGAAtttatggaaaataaaagaggatggccatacatgtacataaataattatgtatattatttttatttaatacaaaTGTCTTTTTGGACCTCatgtcttttttatttaaaatacgaaaaaaaaagaaaagatttttatgtttttgtaTTACATCATTTATCCACAATTTTGTTGTTACTTTATTCGcatattatgaatttttgGAGAATCGGGCTGTTAATTCTTTTTGTTCATGATATTGTTGATGTAGCACTTTATATTTCGAAAACTCTGAATTATTCGAATCCgaaatatcaaaaatatcTAACaacattttacattttatttgttttttcttattttttttttcgtatcattttgtatcttttttatattgttattccTTTGAGTAATATGAACGTTATTAAGACGTATACTGACGGATATGTAACATCATATAGTGATATTCCAGGTGGAGTATTTCCAGTTTTCTTCTTGTGGCTGTTGATG GTTATGCATTTTTATTGGTTTTTCCTAATTCTGAAGATGACTCGAGTATTTATCATAAATTCGT cgaaaaatgaacaaattcAAGATATACGGAGTGATGATGAAAGTGACACCAAAATCATTAAAAAGGCCCCAAGAAagggaaaataa